The Mucilaginibacter mallensis genome has a segment encoding these proteins:
- a CDS encoding GMC oxidoreductase codes for MSANNYDAIVIGSGISGGWAAKELTEKGLKTIMLERGRNIEHVKDYVNATKAPWEFPHRGGRTQQMIKDYPVLKRDYPLNEMNLDYWVNEKESPYSEVKRFDWFRGYHVGGRSLMWGRQSYRWADLDFEANLKDGIGVDWPIRYKDLAPWYSYVEQFAGISGNRDGLSILPDGDFMPPMQMNVVEKDVAARINNHYKGARNMIIGRVANITVPHNNRTNCQYRNKCALGCPFGGYFSTQSSTLPAAKATGNLTVRPWSIVTKILYDKDTKKATGVEVLDAENNQTYQYFAKVIFLNASTMNSAWVLMNSATDVWPDGLGSSSGELGHNLMDHHLGVGAGGTVDGFEDKYYYGRRANGIYIPRFRNLNGDKRDYIRGFGYQGGASREGWSRDIAEMNIGAGFKDALSEPGGWSMGVGGFGETLPYHENRVYLDKIKKDKWGLPILAVDATTKENERKMRIDMANDAQEMLENAGVKNIKQHNLEPVLGRGIHEMGTARMGRDPKTSVLNGWNQVWDAKNVFVTDGSAMASSACQNPSLTYMALTARAADYAVSELKKGNI; via the coding sequence ATGTCTGCAAATAATTATGATGCCATAGTAATAGGCTCGGGAATTTCAGGTGGATGGGCTGCTAAGGAGCTTACTGAAAAAGGCTTAAAAACCATTATGCTGGAGCGGGGAAGGAATATAGAACACGTTAAAGATTATGTGAATGCTACCAAAGCTCCCTGGGAATTCCCGCACCGCGGTGGCCGCACTCAACAAATGATCAAGGACTACCCGGTATTGAAACGTGATTATCCGCTTAATGAGATGAATCTGGATTACTGGGTTAATGAAAAAGAAAGCCCTTATAGTGAGGTAAAGCGTTTCGATTGGTTCAGGGGATATCATGTTGGGGGGCGCTCACTGATGTGGGGAAGGCAGAGTTACCGCTGGGCCGACCTGGATTTTGAAGCAAATTTAAAGGATGGTATTGGTGTCGACTGGCCTATCCGCTATAAAGATTTAGCACCCTGGTATAGTTATGTTGAACAATTTGCAGGCATATCGGGTAATCGTGATGGTCTTTCCATATTACCTGATGGTGATTTTATGCCGCCCATGCAAATGAATGTGGTTGAAAAAGATGTTGCCGCCAGGATTAATAATCATTACAAAGGTGCAAGAAATATGATCATTGGCCGTGTAGCCAATATAACTGTACCACATAATAACCGCACCAACTGCCAGTACCGTAACAAATGCGCATTGGGGTGCCCTTTTGGCGGATATTTCAGCACACAATCTTCTACATTGCCTGCGGCAAAAGCTACCGGTAACCTTACAGTACGGCCATGGTCGATAGTTACAAAAATACTGTACGATAAGGATACTAAAAAGGCCACAGGCGTTGAGGTACTGGATGCTGAAAACAATCAAACCTATCAATACTTTGCAAAGGTGATATTTTTAAATGCGTCAACTATGAATTCGGCCTGGGTATTAATGAACTCAGCAACTGATGTATGGCCTGATGGATTGGGCAGTAGTAGCGGCGAACTGGGCCATAACCTGATGGATCATCACCTTGGAGTAGGTGCAGGTGGTACGGTTGATGGATTTGAAGATAAATACTATTACGGACGCCGGGCAAATGGCATATATATACCTCGTTTCAGAAACCTTAATGGTGATAAGCGTGATTATATACGCGGCTTTGGGTATCAGGGCGGTGCAAGCAGGGAAGGTTGGAGCAGGGATATTGCCGAAATGAATATAGGCGCTGGCTTTAAAGATGCCTTATCTGAGCCGGGCGGCTGGAGTATGGGTGTAGGTGGTTTTGGTGAAACATTGCCATATCATGAAAACCGTGTTTACCTTGATAAGATCAAGAAAGATAAATGGGGACTGCCTATACTGGCTGTTGATGCCACTACAAAAGAAAATGAACGCAAAATGCGTATCGACATGGCTAATGACGCGCAGGAGATGCTGGAAAATGCAGGCGTAAAAAACATTAAGCAGCATAATTTAGAGCCGGTGCTTGGGCGCGGCATTCATGAAATGGGTACGGCACGCATGGGGCGTGATCCTAAAACTTCGGTATTGAACGGATGGAACCAGGTTTGGGATGCTAAAAATGTGTTTGTTACCGATGGCTCGGCCATGGCATCTTCGGCTTGCCAAAACCCTTCATTAACTTATATGGCTTTAACAGCCCGTGCGGCAGATTATGCAGTAAGCGAATTGAAAAAAGGTAATATTTAA
- a CDS encoding SDR family NAD(P)-dependent oxidoreductase translates to MDKELKVAIVTGGASGLGLATAAKLVESNNRTIIIGRNEQNLQDTAAQLGELCSYKVFDLNNLKAIPQLITEIINEYGKIDLLVNNAGINMKKAFTEVSDEDFEQIIQTNLTSVFVLSREVVKVMLPTKSGCIINISSMAAQYGIPYVIAYTASKTAIEGMTKAMAVELSPEGIRVNCVAPGFIATDMSAKALDSDPQRKQKVLSRTPMGKLGLPEDVAEAIVYLASDAAKYVTGVVLPVDGGNSIGF, encoded by the coding sequence ATGGATAAAGAATTGAAAGTAGCCATTGTAACAGGTGGCGCATCGGGGTTAGGGCTGGCTACGGCTGCAAAGCTGGTTGAAAGCAATAACAGAACGATTATTATTGGCCGAAACGAACAAAACCTACAAGATACTGCTGCGCAACTTGGCGAGTTGTGCAGTTATAAGGTTTTTGATTTGAATAACTTAAAAGCCATCCCGCAACTGATCACAGAAATTATTAATGAATATGGAAAGATTGACCTGCTGGTGAACAACGCCGGCATCAATATGAAAAAGGCATTTACAGAAGTAAGCGATGAAGATTTTGAACAGATTATACAAACTAACTTAACATCAGTATTTGTTTTAAGTCGGGAAGTTGTTAAAGTAATGCTCCCAACAAAATCAGGTTGTATCATTAATATCAGCTCCATGGCAGCACAATACGGCATACCTTATGTAATTGCCTATACCGCTTCAAAAACCGCTATTGAGGGTATGACAAAGGCTATGGCCGTTGAGTTATCGCCGGAAGGCATAAGGGTAAATTGCGTTGCACCAGGATTTATTGCCACCGATATGTCGGCAAAGGCATTGGATAGTGACCCGCAAAGAAAGCAAAAGGTATTATCAAGAACGCCTATGGGTAAATTAGGCTTGCCTGAAGATGTAGCAGAAGCTATTGTTTACCTGGCTTCGGATGCCGCAAAATATGTAACAGGTGTAGTGCTGCCTGTTGACGGCGGGAATTCTATAGGGTTTTAG
- a CDS encoding LacI family DNA-binding transcriptional regulator, translating to MSDRQKEVTIYDIAQKLNISAATVSRGLKDHPGTNKETKKKILAAASEMGYHSNSFASSLRTKRGNIIGVIVPRLNSNFMSDVIAGIEKVVNESGYNLFISQSLEEMEKEVSNAKAMYNNRVDGLLVSLAYNTNNINHFEAFIKRNIPVIFFDRVHEHQQCPSIFIDNYKAAYNITNHLIEQGCKRIMHIGGSQLRNVYIDRFNGYKRALEDHKIPFEDELLIINDLSAQSGARAAQQILEMKTQPDGVFVANDLCAISCMQLLKKQGIRIPEDIAFAGFNNDPTSCVIEPNLTTIDYRGYEMGEVAAKVLIGHLDNNNDLIQTHSLILRSELIVRDSSRKKE from the coding sequence ATGAGTGACCGTCAAAAGGAAGTTACCATATACGATATAGCCCAAAAACTGAATATTTCGGCTGCAACTGTAAGCCGGGGTTTAAAGGATCATCCGGGAACAAACAAAGAAACCAAGAAGAAAATATTGGCCGCTGCCAGCGAAATGGGTTATCACTCCAACTCGTTTGCCAGCAGTTTGCGTACCAAGCGCGGAAACATAATTGGTGTTATAGTACCCCGGCTGAACAGTAATTTCATGTCGGATGTGATTGCAGGTATTGAAAAGGTGGTTAATGAATCGGGCTATAACCTTTTCATCAGCCAATCGCTCGAAGAGATGGAAAAAGAGGTGAGTAATGCAAAAGCGATGTACAATAACCGGGTAGATGGCTTATTGGTTTCATTGGCTTATAATACAAATAACATTAACCACTTTGAGGCTTTTATAAAAAGGAATATTCCGGTTATATTTTTTGATCGTGTACATGAACACCAGCAATGCCCGAGTATTTTTATTGATAATTATAAAGCAGCATATAATATCACCAATCACCTGATTGAGCAAGGCTGCAAAAGGATAATGCATATAGGTGGCAGCCAACTGCGTAACGTTTACATAGATCGTTTTAATGGCTATAAGCGGGCGCTTGAAGACCATAAAATACCTTTTGAAGATGAATTGCTGATAATAAATGATCTGAGTGCACAATCGGGTGCAAGGGCAGCACAGCAGATATTAGAAATGAAAACACAGCCTGATGGCGTATTTGTAGCGAATGACCTATGCGCAATAAGTTGTATGCAGCTTTTGAAAAAGCAAGGTATAAGGATACCTGAAGATATTGCATTTGCCGGGTTTAATAATGATCCTACATCGTGTGTGATAGAACCCAATTTAACGACTATTGATTATAGAGGATATGAAATGGGGGAGGTTGCTGCAAAAGTACTGATCGGCCACCTGGATAATAATAATGATTTAATACAAACCCACAGCCTGATACTGCGGTCGGAACTGATAGTCCGTGATTCATCAAGGAAAAAAGAATAG
- a CDS encoding RagB/SusD family nutrient uptake outer membrane protein, whose protein sequence is MKLFKKISILTVTLIAAGVTSCKKILVENPRANITPQFFTTPGGVLGGIIGIYGDMRNLWGTEGFTNITLAGTDEYLAGGSATSSTIPFFTYTNLVGNVAAYNAVSIFGVAYQDINTANGVLQYGPSAFPDALTRTEYLAQAKFLRALYYFYLVQTFGPVPLHTTFISTPTTSDSRAPIANVYAQIITDLTQASTELQTIPGETISSTGAVSPFAGKAATRATALYLLSKVYLTRGWSSAAQPNDFAMALSTAQSLITNAATYKVGLWQDFASANAPGNEYGQETLFVVDESNSTKYGNYVAGGAGGSYNITSNLFRPNYPTVNANYPATGGANVMTRDIANGRPFIRIRPNPAYVIEQAFADKVNDSRYYKTFQTVWIANTAGVTTPRGTLTVGADTAIWMPPFDPGATKRAAFKGIILTPPEDNAPNPYTTVFFPSMKKYDDPNRTGVNDPSTRPFILFRFADVYMVAAEAAFKSGDLTTAAAMINVIRTRAAYQSTNSGPQNTAAATAMQITPSQVTLDFILDERSREFFGECQRWYDLVRTQSIVRRVQQYNAEAGPNIQNFEDLRPIPQTEIDLVTTGPKFPQNPGY, encoded by the coding sequence ATGAAACTATTTAAAAAAATATCCATTTTAACTGTAACACTTATAGCTGCAGGTGTTACCAGTTGTAAAAAAATACTTGTTGAAAATCCCAGGGCAAATATAACACCCCAGTTTTTCACCACTCCCGGAGGCGTTTTGGGAGGGATAATAGGGATATATGGCGATATGCGTAACCTATGGGGTACCGAGGGTTTTACAAACATAACCCTTGCCGGTACTGACGAATACCTTGCAGGCGGCAGCGCTACTTCATCAACCATACCCTTTTTTACCTATACCAACCTGGTAGGTAATGTTGCAGCTTACAATGCAGTGTCTATTTTTGGGGTGGCTTACCAGGATATAAATACCGCAAATGGTGTTTTACAATATGGCCCTTCGGCTTTTCCTGATGCTTTGACCAGAACAGAATACCTGGCACAGGCCAAGTTTTTAAGGGCGTTGTATTACTTCTACCTGGTTCAAACTTTTGGCCCGGTACCTTTGCATACTACATTTATCAGTACGCCAACTACTTCTGATTCACGCGCGCCAATTGCAAATGTATATGCGCAGATCATCACTGATCTTACCCAGGCGTCAACTGAATTACAAACTATCCCGGGCGAAACTATATCGTCTACAGGTGCGGTATCGCCATTTGCCGGTAAGGCGGCTACCAGGGCAACGGCTTTATACTTATTATCAAAAGTGTACTTAACACGTGGCTGGTCAAGCGCTGCGCAGCCTAATGATTTCGCTATGGCGCTCAGTACCGCGCAATCACTTATCACCAATGCAGCAACCTACAAAGTGGGCTTATGGCAGGATTTTGCATCGGCCAACGCGCCGGGTAATGAATATGGTCAGGAAACACTTTTTGTGGTTGATGAAAGCAACAGTACCAAATACGGCAACTACGTTGCGGGTGGTGCAGGTGGCTCTTATAATATAACGAGCAATCTTTTCCGGCCCAATTATCCAACTGTAAATGCAAATTATCCTGCTACAGGTGGTGCAAATGTGATGACGAGAGATATTGCTAACGGCAGGCCGTTCATCCGTATCAGGCCAAATCCTGCTTACGTTATTGAACAGGCTTTTGCCGATAAAGTAAATGATTCGCGCTATTATAAAACATTCCAAACGGTATGGATTGCCAATACAGCTGGTGTTACAACACCAAGGGGAACACTTACTGTAGGTGCCGATACCGCCATCTGGATGCCTCCGTTTGATCCCGGAGCTACAAAAAGAGCTGCATTTAAGGGTATTATATTAACCCCGCCGGAGGACAATGCGCCAAATCCTTACACTACTGTATTTTTTCCATCCATGAAAAAATACGATGATCCTAACCGTACTGGTGTAAATGACCCGTCAACCAGGCCTTTTATTTTGTTCAGGTTTGCTGATGTTTATATGGTTGCGGCTGAAGCTGCATTTAAATCCGGCGATCTTACAACTGCAGCTGCCATGATCAATGTAATAAGAACGAGGGCTGCATATCAGTCAACAAATTCAGGTCCGCAAAATACAGCAGCGGCAACAGCAATGCAAATAACCCCGTCGCAGGTTACGCTTGATTTTATTCTGGATGAGCGTAGCCGTGAATTTTTTGGCGAATGCCAGCGTTGGTATGATCTTGTGCGCACACAATCTATTGTTCGCAGGGTACAACAGTACAATGCTGAGGCGGGCCCGAATATCCAGAATTTTGAAGATCTGAGGCCTATACCTCAAACAGAAATAGATTTGGTTACTACAGGACCTAAATTTCCTCAAAATCCAGGGTATTAA
- a CDS encoding SusC/RagA family TonB-linked outer membrane protein: MEKLKLMKCWKTMFILLCMSLISVPIFAQSSTVTGKVIDEKGETIIGATVKLKSHPSATSTGPNGKFSISVPAGENALVISFIGYNTQEVHITPQSNNLKITLIANANSLNEVVVVGYGTQKKRDVTGAISTISQEALAAVPSDNVIDQLKGRLAGVDIVSNSTQPGASNQIRIRGERSLGGTQSQADAQNQPLIIVDGVPFIGGTMNDINPNDISSLDVLKDASATAIYGSRASGGVILITTKRGKAGKSVMTYNAYYGISHITDEYPVFSGSEYAAFKAEAAAGNTVNPGTTAYGLTSAEQAGIANGTSTNWQNLIFRSGYTTDQLLGLTGGNEDTQYGLSAGYHKDEGTVYGQSFERYTLRTTIDHKINNRLRVGLNSLENVSNTNGANLYPLYNTISLSPLTSPYNADGSVNLLPLAGSIDAAKVNPLTIQNPAIQNLSRRLSTFNSLYGEVQILDGLKYRANVGLTYGQTQGNNYLPVSNLYNTATATSQTSESVANEQDYSYLLENLLTYDKTFGKHHLTVTGLYSVEKDHSDGSTFNGVGLPADYIQSYNLNLANSVSASNGTYSEKGLISYMARVNYSFNDRYLLTATVRRDGSSVLTSGHQYLTYPAFALGWNADREDFLKDVSWVSNLKLRAGYGVTSNQSVAPYSTLGNLTINAYNFGTNGYNGYLVTSVPANLKFETTDNFNIGLDFSVLHNRISGSIDAYDQRTNNILQTISLPPSNGAGSTLVNAGKTKGKGLEISLSSVNIRTESGFTWNTDFNISFYRDAIVALHDNLKEDVGNGWFVGQPFNVIYDYKKIGIWQTSQAAEAAKYGEKPGQIEVQDVNNDGKIDQNDRQILGSYQPKFESGLTNRFSFMGIDVTFVAFARIGQMVAVPYLGSDSGASGYPFFNTGRVNQYKVDYWTPSNPTNAFPRPDASGTFLYASTLQYRDGSFIKMRSINVGYTIPSDLLKKAGISSLRVYATCSNPFIIWSPLTKSGLGIDPEGNGYGGTLAGPSGYSSGAIGRAITVGLNDPPTRTFQLGVNLKF, encoded by the coding sequence ATGGAAAAACTTAAACTCATGAAATGCTGGAAAACAATGTTCATACTGTTATGTATGAGCTTAATTTCAGTGCCGATTTTTGCTCAAAGCTCTACCGTTACCGGTAAAGTAATTGATGAAAAAGGCGAAACAATTATTGGCGCTACAGTGAAACTAAAATCACATCCCAGCGCCACTTCTACGGGGCCGAATGGTAAATTCAGTATCAGCGTTCCTGCTGGTGAAAATGCACTGGTTATATCATTTATAGGATACAATACCCAGGAGGTGCACATAACCCCTCAAAGCAATAACCTAAAAATAACACTTATAGCCAATGCCAACAGCTTAAATGAAGTTGTGGTTGTGGGCTATGGTACGCAAAAGAAAAGGGATGTTACAGGTGCCATTTCAACTATTAGCCAGGAAGCGCTTGCAGCGGTCCCGTCTGATAACGTTATCGATCAGTTAAAAGGCAGGCTTGCCGGTGTTGATATTGTGAGCAATAGCACACAGCCAGGCGCCAGTAATCAGATCAGGATAAGGGGTGAGCGTTCATTAGGTGGAACGCAAAGTCAGGCTGATGCTCAAAACCAACCGTTGATAATTGTTGATGGTGTACCATTTATAGGTGGTACTATGAATGATATAAACCCGAACGACATTTCCAGCCTTGATGTTTTGAAAGATGCATCAGCTACTGCGATTTATGGATCAAGGGCATCAGGCGGTGTAATTTTGATAACTACTAAAAGGGGCAAGGCCGGGAAATCGGTTATGACTTATAATGCCTATTATGGTATCAGTCACATAACCGACGAATACCCGGTATTCAGCGGTAGCGAATATGCTGCTTTTAAAGCTGAGGCAGCCGCTGGTAATACTGTTAATCCGGGAACAACCGCTTATGGTCTTACTTCGGCTGAACAAGCTGGTATAGCCAATGGAACAAGCACTAACTGGCAGAATCTGATCTTCAGGTCAGGATATACTACCGATCAGTTATTGGGCCTTACCGGTGGAAATGAAGATACACAATATGGGTTAAGCGCTGGCTATCATAAGGACGAAGGTACTGTTTATGGCCAATCGTTTGAAAGGTATACCTTACGTACAACCATTGATCATAAAATAAATAACCGTTTAAGGGTCGGTTTAAACAGCCTTGAAAATGTAAGCAATACAAACGGAGCTAATTTATATCCTTTGTATAATACGATAAGCCTTAGTCCGCTTACTTCACCTTACAATGCTGATGGCTCTGTAAACCTGTTGCCTTTAGCTGGTTCAATTGATGCCGCGAAGGTAAATCCACTAACCATTCAGAATCCTGCTATCCAAAATTTAAGCAGGAGGTTAAGCACCTTTAATAGCCTGTACGGTGAGGTTCAAATTCTGGATGGTTTAAAATACCGCGCCAATGTTGGTTTAACTTATGGCCAAACACAAGGCAACAATTATTTGCCTGTAAGTAACCTGTACAATACAGCAACGGCAACATCACAAACAAGTGAATCGGTAGCAAATGAGCAGGATTATAGTTATCTGCTGGAAAACTTACTGACCTATGATAAAACATTCGGTAAGCACCATTTAACCGTTACAGGTTTATATAGTGTTGAAAAGGATCATAGCGATGGCTCAACTTTTAATGGTGTTGGTTTACCTGCAGATTATATTCAAAGTTATAATCTCAACCTTGCAAACTCTGTAAGCGCTTCAAACGGTACTTATTCCGAAAAAGGGTTAATATCCTACATGGCCCGTGTAAACTATTCATTTAATGATCGTTATTTGTTAACGGCAACTGTAAGGCGCGATGGCTCATCAGTACTTACTTCGGGCCATCAATATCTTACCTATCCGGCTTTTGCTTTAGGCTGGAATGCAGACCGGGAAGATTTCTTGAAAGATGTATCATGGGTCTCAAATCTTAAATTGAGGGCTGGCTATGGTGTAACATCAAATCAATCAGTTGCTCCGTATTCTACATTAGGTAACCTTACTATAAACGCCTATAATTTTGGCACAAACGGTTATAATGGTTACCTGGTTACCAGCGTGCCTGCTAATTTGAAGTTCGAAACTACGGATAACTTCAATATTGGTTTAGATTTTAGTGTGCTTCACAACCGCATATCGGGTAGTATTGATGCCTACGACCAAAGAACAAACAATATTTTACAAACTATAAGCTTGCCACCTAGTAATGGTGCGGGCTCAACATTAGTTAATGCCGGTAAAACAAAAGGAAAAGGACTGGAAATAAGTTTAAGCAGTGTTAATATCAGAACAGAAAGCGGCTTTACCTGGAATACCGATTTCAATATCTCTTTTTACCGCGATGCCATTGTTGCACTGCATGATAACCTAAAAGAAGATGTAGGTAATGGATGGTTTGTTGGTCAGCCGTTTAACGTGATTTATGATTATAAGAAAATTGGTATCTGGCAAACAAGCCAGGCTGCCGAAGCTGCAAAATATGGTGAAAAACCAGGGCAGATAGAAGTTCAGGATGTGAACAATGACGGAAAAATAGATCAGAACGACCGTCAGATATTAGGCAGCTATCAACCTAAGTTTGAAAGTGGTTTAACCAACCGTTTCTCATTTATGGGGATTGACGTTACGTTTGTTGCCTTTGCACGTATAGGGCAAATGGTGGCAGTACCATACCTGGGAAGCGATAGCGGAGCATCCGGCTATCCATTCTTTAATACAGGCCGTGTTAACCAGTACAAAGTTGATTACTGGACGCCTTCAAACCCAACCAACGCGTTCCCAAGACCTGATGCAAGCGGTACATTCCTGTATGCGTCAACACTTCAATATCGTGATGGTTCCTTTATAAAAATGCGCAGCATTAATGTAGGCTATACCATTCCTTCAGATTTATTGAAGAAAGCGGGTATATCATCATTAAGAGTTTATGCAACCTGTTCAAATCCATTTATTATCTGGTCGCCGCTTACTAAAAGTGGTTTAGGTATCGATCCTGAAGGGAACGGTTATGGCGGTACACTTGCAGGGCCATCGGGCTATTCAAGTGGCGCTATTGGGCGTGCTATTACTGTTGGTTTAAATGATCCCCCAACCCGTACATTTCAACTAGGCGTAAACTTAAAGTTCTAA